From a region of the Rhipicephalus microplus isolate Deutch F79 chromosome X, USDA_Rmic, whole genome shotgun sequence genome:
- the LOC142774962 gene encoding uncharacterized protein LOC142774962 — MPLLLRILRIQLGIWQQQREVLQEVRQLKHERKHLLQIGGRGLREIGVNAMKAVLAHDVQVLYSLHGRKGKRAFVNLRLCRLMTDVIRQKAGCDQAEALNFIKRWLPGSCDRCGGRKRRF; from the exons atgc ctctgttgttacggatcctgcggatccaacttggcatctggcagcaacaaagagaggttctgcaggaggtgcgacagctgaagcacgag cgcaagcacctcctgcagattgggggacgtggcctccgagaaattggtgtgaatgccatgaaggctgtattggcacatgacgtgcaagtgctgtacagccttcatggcagaaaagggaaaagggcctttgtgaacctgaggctctgtagattaatgacag atgtcatccgccaaaaagcagggtgcgaccaggcggaggccctcaactttattaagaggtggctgccagggtcttgTGATCGCTgcgggggcaggaagcggcgcttctga